A window of Cytophagia bacterium CHB2 genomic DNA:
GGAGGCCGGCGCTGATGAAGCGGGCGAAATCGTGGCGCGCGGCGCGAACATCATGTCCGGGTATTGGAATCAGCCGGAAGAAACGCGCAACGCGCTGACGCAGCACGGTTTTCACACCGGCGATTTGGGCCGTAAAGATGAAGAAGGATTTTTCTATGTCGTCGGTCGCAAGCGTGACATGATCAAGTCCGGCGCCAATCGCGTGAGTGCGAAGGAGATTGAAGAAGTTATTCTCGAACACGCCAAGATTCTCGAAACCGCGGTGATCGGCGTGCCGGATCAATATCTCGGCGAAGCCATTTGCGCCTATATTTCACTCAAACCCGAAGCCGTGAATGGCAAAGACGACGAATTGGCGGAGGAGATCATTGCTTTTTGCCGTGAGCGTTTGCCGGAATTCAAAGTGCCGCGCCAGGTTATCGTCGAGGAAAAACTCCCGAAAAATGAATCCGGGAAGATTATGAAGGAACCCTTACGGCGCCGTCATAACTGAGGGTCATTATGCCAGCAAGATTTTGGTGGGCCAGTTGTCTCTTAAGCGTCACCGCAGCCTGGGCGCAAGCACAAACGGCTGAAGTTTTTTTGAAACGAGGCGATAGCATGATGCTCACCGTGCACCGTGTGCAAAATCGCTGTTTGTTTGCCTCCGATGGAGATGTTGTTTATCTAAAAGTGGTTGATTCTGTGCGAACCTCAGATGCCGATCTAGCCTCTGCCATTGTTGCCCAACACCTAGAAAACACCGCGCTGCGCAAACGCGGCAACATTTTTATCGTAGATTTATCGCAGGCAAAATTCCCTCGGTTAAAAACCGAACAAACGCCGGTGATGATTTACAAATCATTCGGTATTCATGTCAGTTCAGCGGATATTCCACGGTATGGCTTTCAACTGGATCACACCTGGACAAAATTGCCCTGGACTTTTCTTCGCCTATCGGTTGGCGCCGGCTTGCCGTTTTCCGGATCGGATGCTCTCAGCAGCCAGGTTGGTTATGGGATCGGCATGGATAAATTCCATGGCGCGGTGCGCCTGGCCACGAGTTTGAATTATGCCTACGTATTCGATCATCGCCGGCCCTGGCGACCAAATTTAAATTTTCCCAACTACCACGTGCTTTTGGGTGGCGGTGATTTGCATGTTCAAGCACGGAAAATAGCCCTGGAGTTTACGTTGGGCTTGGACTTTCGTTTTTTCGAATCGAACACCTTTGCCAATACGGACTCACGAGCCGCCGTTCGGATCGGCGTTGGAAAAATTTTGAACTAGCAGGAGCCTTCATGCCGTTGAAAATCTGTAATGTCGTCGGTGCGCGGCCGAATTTCATGAAAATCGCGCCGATTATCGATGAGATGCGCAAGCATACCGAAATCGCAGCGAGCCTGGTGCATACCGGCCAGCATTACGACGAGAAGATGTCCAAGCTTTTTTTTCAGGATCTCGGCTTGCCCAAGCCCGACGTTTATCTCGGCGTGGGTTCCGGCGGCCACGGCGAACAAACCGGCAAGATCATGATCGAGTTTGA
This region includes:
- a CDS encoding UDP-N-acetyl glucosamine 2-epimerase → MPLKICNVVGARPNFMKIAPIIDEMRKHTEIAASLVHTGQHYDEKMSKLFFQDLGLPKPDVYLGVGSGGHGEQTGKIMIEFEKIVAANKPDIVVVVGDVNSTIACGLVAVKMGVKLVHVEAGLRSFDRTMPEEINRI
- a CDS encoding long-chain fatty acid--CoA ligase; translation: EAGADEAGEIVARGANIMSGYWNQPEETRNALTQHGFHTGDLGRKDEEGFFYVVGRKRDMIKSGANRVSAKEIEEVILEHAKILETAVIGVPDQYLGEAICAYISLKPEAVNGKDDELAEEIIAFCRERLPEFKVPRQVIVEEKLPKNESGKIMKEPLRRRHN